In one window of Falco cherrug isolate bFalChe1 chromosome 10, bFalChe1.pri, whole genome shotgun sequence DNA:
- the PARVA gene encoding alpha-parvin isoform X4, whose product MLEENEVRTMVDPNSRNDPKLQELMKVLIDWINDVLVGERIIVKDLAEDLYDGQVLQKLFEKLESEKLNVAEVTQSEIAQKQKLQTVLEKINETLKLPPRSIKWNVDSVHAKSLVAILHLLVALSQYFRAPIRLPDHVSIQVVVVQKREGILQSRQIQEEITGNTEALSGRHERDAFDTLFDHAPDKLNVVKKTLITFVNKHLNKLNLEVTELETQFADGVYLVLLMGLLEGYFVPLHSFFLTPDSFEQKVLNVSFAFELMQDGGLEKPKPRPEDIVNCDLKSTLRVLYNLFTKYRNVE is encoded by the exons ATGCTAG aggaaaatgaagttcGAACAATGGTTGATCCAAATTCAAGAAATGACCCAAAATTACAAGAACTAATGAAG GTATTAATTGACTGGATTAATGATGTGTTGGTTGGAGAGAGGATTATTGTGAAAGACTTGGCTGAAGACCTGTATGATGGACAAGTATTGCAGAAATTATTTG AGAAACTTGAAAGTGAAAAGCTGAATGTTGCTGAAGTTACTCAGTCTGAAATTGCTCAGAAACAGAAGCTACAGACAGTGCTTGAAAAGATCAATGAAACCCTTAAACTCCCTCCAAGAAGCATTAAATGGAACGTTGACT CTGTTCATGCTAAAAGTCTTGTGGCAATACTTCATCTTCTGGTTGCATTATCACAGTATTTTCGAGCACCCATCAGACTCCCAGATCATGTGTCCATTCAGGTGGTTGTTGTGCAG aaacGAGAAGGAATCCTCCAGTCTCGACAAATCCAAGAGGAAATAACTGGTAACACTGA ggCATTATCTGGAAGGCATG aaagagatGCATTTGACACTTTATTTGACCATGCTCCAGACAAGCTCAATGTAGTGAAAAAG ACTCTCATCACCTTTGTGAACAAGCATCTGAATAAATTGAATTTGGAGGTGACTGAACTGGAGACCCAG TTTGCAGATGGTGTGTACTTAGTTCTGCTCATGGGTCTCCTAGAAGGCTATTTTGTTCCTCTGCACAGCTTTTTCTTGACTCCTGATAGTTTTGAACAAAAG GTCCTCAATGTATCCTTTGCATTTGAGCTAATGCAGGATGGTGGATTGGAAAAGCCAAAGCCAAGACCAGAAG